In the genome of cyanobacterium endosymbiont of Braarudosphaera bigelowii, one region contains:
- the radA gene encoding DNA repair protein RadA — MVKKRTVYICSMCGTESVQWFGKCESCQSYGTLEEQIIVIPSPSENILRREKISYSSKENNLRNTPKPNISSCFDEITENEKMQFHSGYKELDRVLGGGVVPGSLVLIGGDPGIGKSTLLLQVANKLAQQLPRILYISAEESAQQIKLRASRLMMLNTEKINNKNIEKKELERCNSKSLFILSETNLEEILRELESLQPQVAIIDSIQTLYLATLNSAPGSISQVKECTSILMQLAKRDNITLFIVGHVTKEGTIAGPRVLEHLVDTVLYFEGDRYASHRLLRSVKNRFGATHEIGIFEMIESGLVEVKNPSELFMGNQNEMVPGTSLVVTCEGTRPLVVELQALISPTSYSSPRRSTTGIEYSRLQQILAVLEKRVGIPLSKLDVYVSSTGGLGVEEPAADLGIAIAIVASVKDQIIIPNTILIGEIGLGGQVRSVPQIKLRLKEAVKLGFTRAIIPNGKNYTFNINLEIISVGTVIDAINAAFLG; from the coding sequence ATGGTTAAGAAACGAACCGTATATATATGCAGTATGTGTGGGACAGAATCTGTTCAATGGTTTGGTAAATGTGAATCTTGTCAAAGTTACGGAACTCTAGAGGAACAAATTATCGTAATACCAAGCCCTTCTGAAAACATTTTAAGAAGAGAAAAGATATCCTATTCTAGCAAAGAGAATAACCTTCGAAATACGCCAAAACCAAATATTTCAAGTTGTTTTGACGAAATTACGGAAAATGAGAAAATGCAATTTCACTCTGGATATAAGGAATTAGATAGAGTTTTAGGGGGTGGAGTTGTTCCAGGCTCTTTAGTTTTAATTGGTGGTGATCCTGGTATTGGAAAATCAACTTTATTGCTACAAGTAGCTAATAAATTAGCTCAACAATTACCTCGTATTTTATACATTTCTGCAGAAGAGTCAGCACAACAAATTAAGCTACGTGCTTCTCGTTTGATGATGTTAAATACTGAGAAAATAAATAATAAAAATATAGAAAAAAAAGAGCTAGAGAGATGTAATAGTAAAAGTCTTTTTATACTATCAGAAACAAATCTAGAAGAGATTCTTAGAGAACTAGAATCTCTTCAGCCGCAAGTAGCTATTATTGATAGTATTCAAACCTTATATCTTGCAACATTGAACTCAGCTCCTGGTTCTATTTCCCAGGTTAAAGAGTGTACGTCAATCTTGATGCAATTAGCAAAGAGAGATAACATCACTTTATTTATTGTTGGACATGTAACAAAAGAAGGAACCATTGCTGGTCCTAGAGTATTAGAGCATTTAGTGGATACAGTACTATACTTCGAAGGAGATAGATACGCTTCTCATCGTCTTTTAAGATCAGTCAAAAATCGTTTTGGTGCTACTCATGAAATTGGTATTTTTGAAATGATTGAAAGTGGGCTGGTAGAAGTGAAAAATCCCTCAGAATTATTTATGGGAAATCAAAATGAGATGGTACCTGGAACATCTCTCGTTGTTACCTGTGAAGGTACTCGACCCTTAGTTGTCGAATTACAAGCCTTAATCAGTCCAACTAGTTATTCTTCTCCTCGCCGTTCCACAACAGGTATAGAATATAGCCGCCTACAGCAAATATTAGCCGTATTAGAAAAAAGAGTGGGAATTCCTTTGTCTAAATTAGATGTATATGTTTCATCTACAGGGGGTTTAGGTGTTGAAGAGCCTGCAGCAGATCTAGGAATAGCAATCGCTATTGTTGCTAGTGTTAAAGATCAAATAATTATTCCAAATACTATATTAATTGGTGAGATAGGATTAGGTGGGCAAGTTCGTTCGGTACCACAAATAAAACTACGCTTAAAAGAAGCTGTTAAATTAGGCTTTACAAGAGCTATCATTCCAAATGGTAAAAATTATACTTTCAATATTAATTTAGAGATTATCTCTGTAGGAACAGTAATTGATGCTATTAATGCTGCTTTTTTGGGTTAA